Genomic DNA from Plasmodium chabaudi chabaudi strain AS genome assembly, chromosome: 1:
ggtaaatttttatatccgTTTAATGCATCATCTGCAGATCCAAATTTTActataaatacattttttcctTTCATATAGCTAACTGTATCAACACTACCATAAATCGAACATAagctataaataaaattctcATCAGAATATTCACTTGTTacgttatatatatacaatattttggctgtttttttatttaatatatattgatcactctgataataatttggCGCTACATTTCCCATGCTGCTATACCCATTATTGCTAATAGTGTTCATGCTGATAGcattattcatattgttAGTGGTATTCATACTGCTAGCACTATTCATATGGCTAGCAGCGTTCATATTGTTAGTGGCGCTCATGCTAGTAGCACTATTCATATGGTTAGCAGTGCTCATATTATTGGCCATGTTGTAATTGACGCCATAATTACTAtagttattataattagCTCCATTATAGTTAggattattcatattaaaattattttgcatCGCATTATTATTGGTATTTTGATTATTCTTAAAACTTTCTTCATTAACATACATACCTGTATTGCTTGTattcatattaaaattattattttgtccTTCATATCCACCATAATATCCCGCATTCATACCATTTCCATTGTTCATTCCATTGGCATTGTTATTGTAATAGTTCATGTTATTAAACCCTCTATTTACATCACCTTGTTCTTGAAGGTTATTCATTCTAtcattttccattttatttaaaaatatatttttttatataataacttAAAAAACGGAGAAAGGtcaattcaaaaaaataatatataaacaagccacaaaaaatggaaaggtattcatataattatatatacatatatattctgTTCACAAATGTATGtttataagaaaaatttttctatactaatatatttttaatttaattattattcacaATTTTAACTTggtaattataaatttttatttgccacacattattttatatacatataatataggcttattatttgtttatatttatattttattttgaaatatacttattttactcattcattttatatgcaatataaatttaaaaaaaatatatatagcattACGCCATATTTATACCATGTTTTTTCctctattaattttatcagTTTAagtttatgcatataattcattctatttattattacttattcattatgtttttcatttcccctctattttttttaatctcatttcattatatacttcttatatattttacttttttaattttttttattttttaattttagtgtgtgtatattctttaaaataataaaggaatgtttaaaaaacgatttattcttaaaattatatttcaaaaaaaaaatattctttcaTCCCTTAACATactgttttatatattattccttgttttgtttatcatgcttgtataattatttaacaaaACATTCTTATACTTGTTTAAAACacttttatttgtatttgcacttatttattttttttttaaaataagaCTAAATATAATGAGGGGCATAGGAGAATGttgaaaaatggaaaattaaaCACCTTCaaacaatttaatttataaatcgaacttatgaaaaaagacccaaataatatgtataaaattcAATCTGTCcattaacttttttaaaatataaaactcTTGAAGAGTTATATTATACCAAAAGACTActacgtttttttttatttccaaatTGTTTTACActatgttaaaaaattcttaatataataattaatccCTTCTCCACAagggaatatatataattattcatatataattatactaAATAGAAAATGTGCGTTTTGCTTGGCTTTTATTCAAAGGCTTTACACCTTTTTCTCTCTATACTTTTATTcaatttgaaatattaaaaagatTATACAAAGAcataataaagatatacatttcaataaaattcaatttagttgtatatattatttttccaatcaaattaatatttaaaatgatTAAAGGATGTCATAAAAATTACTGGTTGAATATACCAATGTttactttcttttttaaggtgaaaaaattaagagaTCTCTATAAGCATGTTATATTCGTGAAACCGATATTCTTttcacataaatatatacacataatgGTTAagtgtaaaaaattaatttctatggctttataaaaaaaataaaatcaaattTTGTATGCTTCATTGCATTTTATTCCTATCATCCTCAATGTGATTGTTAAGAAAAAACACAATTCTATTTTAATGTTACAAAtctattataaaataatacaaataattatatgcagaaaaaaaatatatgcatatgcttGTAAATAATTGCCCCTATTTCGTAATATTGGCATGTTGTTTTTTCCCATACTTTATACTATTTCCActttataatgaaataaaaaattattaaatcaCCTAAACACATTAACATAATTTGTAGTTGCACTATTCGCTTGAATGTAGCTAAAAcagaataattttattaaaattgcaaaaaaaaataattcacgTATACATGTACATAATTAACCCCcctatattttcttcactATAATGTAGTAAGAGACTTTTGAAtgatagaaaaaaaaatattcgtacaaaaattataaatccatatttatatttacttttttttctggTTGACATATATTCAATTCGTATGAATATGTTTAGttctatttaaaaaaagtttaatataaacaattacgataaaatatacatgggcatataaaaatgaagatacAGAATTAAACACAAAAACAatggtaaaaaatatatcatatagaAGAACAACTTAATTACActgaaaaaacaatttttatcacaTTTGTTAGAGCATTAAAAGGTAGTTCCTATTTTCTACCTAAAAAGCGCATGCCACCTACCTATGTGTAAATtgatcatataattttattcccaaaaaaaaacatttattgATGTTACTCCACTCACAAATGCTTATCCACATGCCGAAATAATGCAAAAGCTGGTGATGAACAAAAACTGCGAATTAAACGCAGAAAAAAATCCAGGTTTAGGATTTACGTTTGACGAAAAAGATGGTTTTTTCGCatcaatatttaaaaacataacaaaaaatgaatatttcaGTGCAGGGGTTGGTATAATATCTGTTGGCGCATTTGTCACCGTTGCTAATAGGTTAAATAGCTATATGTATAGtgctataaaaaaaaatctatTTACATCGCTAGAAATAACCATAAATGATACATCCTATTATTGGATACTAGAATATATGGTGAAAAAAGGAATTATTAGTAGACATTTAAGTTTAAAaacacaaataataaatgataaaaattgtaaaaatgctatattttcatttcttcCGAGTGTTGGtaatcatttatttatatataataatacatttatatttattgaaaGAAATagagataaaaatatgatttcTGAAACTAATAGATCATTAccatttgaaaatataaaattaagtaCCTTTGTATGGtcgaaatatatatttcaagaattattaaaagatgccaaaatatatatagataaaaaggaagaaggaaaaacattattatataaaactttTGGTCATGAATGGAGACCTTTTGGAGcaccaaaaaataaaagaccTATTAATTCAGTTATATTACCTGAAAATTTAcgtgaatatataattagtGATATACAAACTTTTCTTAATTCAAGCAAATGGTATATTGATAAAGGTATACCATATAGGAGATGCTACTTATTACATGGTCCACCTGGATGTGGAAAAAGTAGTCTAATCAGTGCATTAGCGGgatattttgattttaatatttgtacTATAAATGTTAATGACATATATCTTACTGATGATAGATTCATACATCTACTAGCAACTGTCCCTCCAAAAACTATTTTAATTCTCGAAGATAtcgattttatttttctcaaCTCAGCACTAGATAATACTAGTACTAACAATTCAACAAGTAAGCCTAATACCACAACACAATCCTCAAATTCTATATTCAATACAGACTCACATTCTATAAGAACATTAGGCGTATCATATAGTGGCCTTTTAAATGCATTAGATGGTGTTGTAGCAACAGAAGaaagaataatttttatgacaACTAACAATATTGAAAAACTCCCTAGTACTCTTATTAGACCTGGAAGAGTtgatatgaaaatatttattcctTATGCAAGCATGtatcaatataaaaatatgtttttacgATTTTTTCCGAATCATAATGATTTGGCTGATAAATTTTCGAcgatttttcaaaattttaatttaagtATGGCTGAAATACAgtctttctttttattttcaaagcATGATCCATATAAGACCATAAAAAATGCTGAGGATTGGGTTAACTTATAtggcaaaaaaaaagatggCACTTAAATGTTTTTCCCACTCAcacattattaataaaacatacggtaagcatatatttatgaataacaaaatatgaagtaataaaatatgaagtaacaaaatatgaagTAATAAAATGTGAAATAATGCAATACTCAAAACATAGGCAATTATATAGTACAAACAAGTAAACCCGCTGCATATCggcatatgcatatggatcggaataataatatggtATAACTGCAACACAAGTAAGCCCATTTCTACTAACCAAATAAACAACTTATGCATATCCTACATGATTATGGCTCTCAACTCTCAGATCGGTATGTTTTTCCACATACCCATCAACATAGATATACAgaaattcataatttttttaccgTTTCAAGTTAATGTAAAATTTATTCCATCATTATGAAagaaggaaataaaataaaattaaaaaatacaaacatACACAATATGTGCAGATTAAATATGCCAAACAGATATATCAAATactaattaaaaatatcaatttttttcgtagctaaataaaaattgtaacaCATCATATAATCCATAAAACACTCGTATCATTATCTATAGTGTACATACGATGTGATACATGAATGTTGTTTCTTTTTACACacatgaatatttttttaagcttTCAAGACTTTGTATTACtatgtttttttccaaTAGCTTCTCTCAAATTGTAATAACCTTTTTGATACAACGCATTATTAAATTCCCTTTTAATTTGAATAGCGGATTTTACTCCGTTAAAAACTAAACATGAATATAATTGACAAACTGATGCACCAGCCTCAATTTTTTCCAGTGCATCTGCCCCTGTAAATATACCACCAGATGCAATAATTGGAATTTGCTTATtagtgtatatatacatatctGATATTAAATCTGTTGATAGATCTTTCAATCTTTCTCCACTCACTCCTCCTTTTTTACCTTCgaaactttttatattcattttgttaattGTAGTATTAGAAATAATCATACCATCTACTCCTGTGTCTAATAAAACTTGGGcgatttttttcttttcgcTATTTTCTAGATCGGGAGCCAATTTAACGAAAACTAGAGGCTTCTTTTTTGTTGTATTTACCCAAAAATTTCCACTAGTATGAGCTCTTTGCTCTATcctatttatttcatccttcacaaataaaataatattttttaatttatttgattctTGATTATCTCTTAAACCTGGAGTATTAGGGGAACTTACATTAATTGCAATATAATCTGCATATCTagcaattttataaatagaatattttaaatcatCCACCATATTTTCcgtatctttattttttccaagACTTACACCAACAATGTGCTTACTTAATAGCTTATCTTcttgttgtttttttctaaagttaattaaattttcagTAACTTGATCACAtcctatattattaaatccacatgaatttattatacttttattttctacatCTCTAAAAATTCGAGGTTTATCGTTTCCCTTTTGAGGTTTCGGTGTTATCGTACCGATTtctataaatgaaaatccTAGTTTTAACATACTATCTATACATataccatttttatcaaaaccAGCTGCAATTCCAAAAGggtttacaaaatttaaatgttttatatcGGACGTTGCATATAAACTATCATTAGTTGTGTCATATGGTAATAAACCATATTTtcctaataataaaaatagatcATGGCATAACTCACTATCTACATAATTTAAACATAAATCTAAAAGTATGTCATACATAAAAAACTCAGGATTATATGATtcaaaatacatatataatccTAGTATACtactaaatataaaaaataaagctcttttatgttttgatttttctttattcaTTCTTTCATCAAATCTTTTCATTTCATCTTCGAAAAATCCTACGTTTAAAGGGTCTGGATTTGAATTACTACTGCTATATGTTCgaacatttatatttaaaaaatctcGATTACCATTATATCCAAgtattctatatttatcatgTAATACTAAGCAATCCTTCTTggaaatattattcaaactattataataattcctatattttgttgtactatttttattatttaatgttccatatttttttaataaatttccAATTAACTTTGAATTTCCCCTCGATATGTAGCTCTCCAGtccttttttcataatcaTTTTTGGACGTACTAATTTTTAACTATTAATATatctacatatattatgaacTACTTTgggattatttttaattaaatttttttttgaccATGTTTAATATTCCATGACATTCATCAAATTCTTAAGTTATTTCTTGATGAATAGAAATGTGAGAATATTATACCTtcgcaaaaaaaaaaaaaaaaattaatcaaaataaaaacaaacaaatacttaataaaattattaatcgAACATCTCAATAAATTTGTcgttatataaacaaattgacaaataataaaaattattaaattaataaaataataaaaaaaaaaggaatatttatttcaccGTTCGTAAAAACATAAAGCGTCCAGGATAATCGTTTCGGTATTCGACCACAAAAAAGCgcgaaaataatataataatataaaaaaatatatatatttatttattcgtacaattaaaaattaccAACCAATGcagataaattaataacgTAAGTCATCctaaataaacataaaaattttaataaaaatcacAAATGTATTTGTGGAATGTtcccaattttttattttcaaaattttttttcatcccAATCCATATTCTAAAACACGCTAGCCACAGCGATTAAAGGTTTTACTATTGAGAATGAACTTGCAAAATTttcctatatatataatacatatacatacatatagcATAACAAATAGTGTTTGCGCGAGCGTACATGTATATGCGGAATGAGCAATTGG
This window encodes:
- a CDS encoding mitochondrial chaperone BCS1, putative, with translation MQKLVMNKNCELNAEKNPGLGFTFDEKDGFFASIFKNITKNEYFSAGVGIISVGAFVTVANRLNSYMYSAIKKNLFTSLEITINDTSYYWILEYMVKKGIISRHLSLKTQIINDKNCKNAIFSFLPSVGNHLFIYNNTFIFIERNRDKNMISETNRSLPFENIKLSTFVWSKYIFQELLKDAKIYIDKKEEGKTLLYKTFGHEWRPFGAPKNKRPINSVILPENLREYIISDIQTFLNSSKWYIDKGIPYRRCYLLHGPPGCGKSSLISALAGYFDFNICTINVNDIYLTDDRFIHLLATVPPKTILILEDIDFIFLNSALDNTSTNNSTSKPNTTTQSSNSIFNTDSHSIRTLGVSYSGLLNALDGVVATEERIIFMTTNNIEKLPSTLIRPGRVDMKIFIPYASMYQYKNMFLRFFPNHNDLADKFSTIFQNFNLSMAEIQSFFLFSKHDPYKTIKNAEDWVNLYGKKKDGT
- a CDS encoding dihydroorotate dehydrogenase, putative, with amino-acid sequence MIMKKGLESYISRGNSKLIGNLLKKYGTLNNKNSTTKYRNYYNSLNNISKKDCLVLHDKYRILGYNGNRDFLNINVRTYSSSNSNPDPLNVGFFEDEMKRFDERMNKEKSKHKRALFFIFSSILGLYMYFESYNPEFFMYDILLDLCLNYVDSELCHDLFLLLGKYGLLPYDTTNDSLYATSDIKHLNFVNPFGIAAGFDKNGICIDSMLKLGFSFIEIGTITPKPQKGNDKPRIFRDVENKSIINSCGFNNIGCDQVTENLINFRKKQQEDKLLSKHIVGVSLGKNKDTENMVDDLKYSIYKIARYADYIAINVSSPNTPGLRDNQESNKLKNIILFVKDEINRIEQRAHTSGNFWVNTTKKKPLVFVKLAPDLENSEKKKIAQVLLDTGVDGMIISNTTINKMNIKSFEGKKGGVSGERLKDLSTDLISDMYIYTNKQIPIIASGGIFTGADALEKIEAGASVCQLYSCLVFNGVKSAIQIKREFNNALYQKGYYNLREAIGKKHSNTKS